One part of the uncultured Bacteroides sp. genome encodes these proteins:
- a CDS encoding DUF935 family protein gives MAKNRNKKTAENKITVSGNIPRPGQTAPATIIINQPQRFGIDISTYMTAIRGFENVDFTRRTRLYDLYSDILMDAHLTSVINKRRNAILSSSIEFHRDGKPDEIINQMLSSPWFYSFISDAWDSILWGCSLAQFFRDGNYPDYDLIPRKHVDPVKKLILRHQTDINGTPWDDYSDLLFIGKEDNLGLLAQAAPYVIYKRNTMGDWAQFSEIFGMPIRDYTYDTSDEDLRSQLIQDAMEQGSNAVYIHPKDSGLNLIESGNKSGSSDLYNGLKDACNAEISKLILGNTLTTEAGNKGTQALGTVHKEIEDEVTAADKRFILNVLNYNLFDILNNLGFSLDGGEFVFVQKENIDTTKQAEIVVKMNDLGLPLDHDYLYETFGIKKPDNYDALLKQKEDEKLLQQKKEQEAKDAIEKAKKVRPVAEPFTNQEENTFFNRLKSFFAQAPKKNGAEDW, from the coding sequence ATGGCTAAGAACAGAAATAAAAAAACAGCCGAAAATAAAATAACGGTTAGTGGAAACATTCCACGTCCAGGACAAACAGCTCCGGCTACTATCATAATCAATCAACCTCAACGATTTGGGATTGATATATCTACATACATGACTGCGATACGTGGATTTGAGAATGTAGACTTCACTCGCAGAACCAGGCTATACGATTTATACAGTGACATTTTAATGGATGCTCACTTAACATCTGTTATTAACAAGAGGAGAAATGCAATATTATCTTCATCCATTGAATTTCATAGAGATGGCAAACCCGATGAAATAATTAATCAGATGTTAAGTTCTCCGTGGTTCTATAGTTTTATTTCCGATGCATGGGATTCTATTTTATGGGGTTGTTCATTAGCTCAGTTCTTTCGTGATGGCAATTATCCCGATTATGATCTTATACCTAGAAAACATGTTGACCCGGTCAAAAAATTGATATTAAGACACCAAACAGACATTAACGGAACACCATGGGATGATTACTCAGATTTACTGTTTATTGGTAAAGAAGATAACTTAGGACTATTGGCACAAGCTGCACCATACGTTATCTACAAGAGAAATACCATGGGAGATTGGGCGCAATTTTCGGAGATATTCGGTATGCCTATTCGAGATTATACTTATGATACATCCGATGAAGATCTACGCTCACAACTCATTCAGGATGCTATGGAACAGGGTTCTAATGCAGTTTATATACATCCTAAAGATTCAGGGTTAAATCTAATTGAAAGCGGGAATAAATCGGGAAGCTCTGATTTGTACAATGGGCTTAAAGATGCTTGTAACGCTGAGATTAGTAAATTGATATTGGGTAACACACTGACCACTGAAGCAGGAAATAAAGGTACTCAGGCATTAGGAACAGTACATAAAGAGATTGAAGATGAAGTTACAGCTGCTGATAAACGTTTTATATTAAATGTGCTTAATTACAACTTATTTGATATTCTCAACAATCTTGGTTTTAGTTTAGATGGTGGCGAATTTGTCTTTGTGCAAAAAGAGAATATAGATACAACTAAACAGGCCGAAATAGTTGTCAAGATGAACGATTTAGGTTTACCACTTGATCACGATTATTTATACGAAACATTTGGAATTAAGAAACCGGATAATTACGATGCATTGCTGAAGCAGAAAGAAGATGAAAAACTATTGCAACAAAAAAAGGAGCAAGAGGCCAAAGATGCAATTGAAAAAGCTAAAAAAGTAAGACCGGTAGCCGAACCGTTTACTAATCAGGAAGAAAACACTTTTTTTAATCGCCTGAAAAGTTTTTTCGCTCAAGCCCCGAAAAAAAACGGGGCAGAAGATTGGTGA
- a CDS encoding phage protein Gp36 family protein, whose amino-acid sequence MSTFISIDDYDASIHRDILDSITREDTAIVEICEDRAIQEMKSYVSDRYDVIALFPSAPAEGGTDTRNPLVLMMAIDIAVYHLFCIHNPQKMSQIRKDRYDRAVEWLKQIMRGQINIEGATKISAEDIAAKSNFKITSNTKRVNHY is encoded by the coding sequence ATGAGCACATTTATAAGCATAGACGATTATGATGCAAGTATTCACCGCGATATACTTGACTCAATTACACGTGAAGACACTGCAATAGTTGAGATCTGCGAGGATAGAGCAATTCAGGAAATGAAGAGCTACGTAAGTGACCGATACGATGTTATTGCTTTGTTCCCGTCTGCTCCTGCCGAAGGAGGAACGGATACAAGAAATCCGCTAGTCTTAATGATGGCTATTGATATAGCAGTATATCATTTGTTCTGCATACATAATCCGCAGAAAATGTCACAGATACGTAAAGACAGATACGACAGAGCTGTTGAATGGCTTAAACAGATAATGCGTGGACAGATCAATATTGAGGGGGCTACTAAGATATCAGCCGAAGATATAGCAGCTAAAAGTAACTTTAAAATAACCAGTAATACTAAACGAGTAAATCATTACTAA